From Humibacter ginsenosidimutans, a single genomic window includes:
- a CDS encoding GH92 family glycosyl hydrolase, with product MSQPTRPRRAALRRAALTFLVIGGVVGSSALAASPAVAATPGSFSTSFESGDQQPLVSIVATRNGADLQKNVRATGSNPGDFTKSVAEITASGDNPPNEVESKLADSDPSTKWLVKANTGWAQYHFNEPHVVTSYTLTSANDTPTRDPQDWTVAGSTDGSNWTTIDTRSGVSFASRFQRQSFTVSADKQAAYSYFRLTVTKNGGDGDVQLGDWNLIQAADPNAQQQPMLTAVGNGPTAGYNIKAGVGFTGLKALEYSGEAVTKGEASETNVLYSGLNIPVGDGSRLEYKIFPELTNGDLQYPSTYAAVDILFTDGTYLSDLGATDQHDYPLTAQGQGQSKILYAAQWNDVQSSLGAVASGKTIDSILFSYDNPDATATTQFQGWIDDLKIDATTPKIDGSSLTNYVDTRRGSDADGTFSRGATLPVTAMPNGFNFYTPLTDATSQSREYLYKEANDNNNLPVFQGLGVSHEPSPWMGDRDQVSVMPSLAATPSGNAASRGIEFSHDDEVAQPDYYGVTLKDGIKAEMTPADHSVIERFTFPAGNKTSSIVLDTTDDNGQFSLSQDGTFTGWVDNGSGYGRTRMYVYGAYDGTLTPTGTGNLSGSHAGSSYNQFDTSSDHTVTLRLSTSYISVDQAKKNFGYEVQGKSFDDIRTAAQDAWNKKLGVIKVKDASDTKLVTLYSNLYRLNLYPNEQFENTGTAANPVYQYASPVSAATGSSSTTATGAKIVTGKLYVNNGFWDTYRTVWPAYSLLYPKFASEIIDGFVQQYRDGGWIARWSSPGYADMMTGTSADVAFADAYMRGVQLKDPLATFDAAVKDATVVSSNSATGRKGLDTSEFLGYTSTSLGQSVSWSLEGYINDFGIGNMAAKLATDPDIVKNHPERIQELKDDAAYFTNRAKEYVNLFDPSTGFFRGKDSSGAFSSSAFDPTSWSGDYTETDGWTFGFAVPQDVNGLANLLGGKDALEKKLDLYLSTPEVANNTGLNGGIIHEQAEARDTRLGQLGMSNQPAHAIPYMYDYTNDPAKTQALVRQIMQRLYVGDEIGQGYPGDEDNGEMSAWYVLSSLGIYPDQAGSSSWLIGSPQFDNATVTTDAGKTIVVNAENNSTKNVYVQGLTVNGAVHDSTSIDQSELTSADTTTLDFSMGATASDWGTANTPKSLTTGDKPADPLADSTGSQYGTGTSRDGENTAALFDNTSDTQVTFSSDEPQVTFTYAHAKQTVQQYTITSGTSAGDPKSWQLQGSNDGTTWTTVDERTNQTFAYRQQTEPFTVSEPGSFKQYRLNVTASTSASPSIAELELLADPQGTTGGAIAVTGATGLTATAGSAAKLALGTVTGGVAKDASGYTASVDWGDGTPSDDVTVTAQGFGSYALSGQHTFAEPGVYRATITVSDGTTHAVATADVNVSYVAADSLVGAFDRVCIGDDGVPGANCDGKNWSYSRQALQAAGVTAGKSVTVPGTDLAFALPVVAAGQPDNAIGAGQSIRLDLPKDATQLSFIGSGTQGNQDTTGTVTFTDGSTASVPMQFSDWTIGGNSNGTPSYGNIIVAKSGYRLLSGAKDTAVPFLFATAPYTIPQGKTVASITLPDQSGTSETSQGRIHVFAIATDGTQAAPLTVKAAGDVTATAGAASHVSLGTVSGGDPIADGSYTARVQWGDATTTEDADVTVKDGVGTITGSHTYADAGDYTISVTAVDRDTSAATTLKAHVEPATPQYSPTLAVSGSSTVKPGDSVTVKGSGFAPDEKVTITLDTTPSVKQDVTADGKGDLEASITVPSAAAPGDHTITAVGATSDVPAGAAVTVSGSTPPVTYSPEVVLSTSAGSVGQVVQLTGDGFAPGETVAMTMHSSSLSLGTVKANAQGTITGSFTVPAGIDVGRHTVEFSGDVSKTAVSLPFVVLKPGAPASSVPSAAKAPLADTGLPYDVGGVAMIAILVLLAGAAAIAVVRRRKRRTL from the coding sequence ATGTCCCAACCCACACGACCGCGACGCGCCGCACTGCGGCGCGCCGCGCTCACGTTCCTCGTGATCGGGGGTGTCGTCGGCTCCTCGGCGCTCGCCGCATCACCAGCCGTGGCTGCCACCCCGGGCAGCTTCTCGACCTCATTCGAGTCGGGCGATCAGCAGCCGCTCGTCAGCATCGTCGCCACCAGGAACGGTGCCGATCTGCAGAAGAACGTGCGCGCGACCGGGTCCAACCCCGGCGACTTCACCAAGAGCGTCGCCGAGATCACAGCGAGCGGTGACAACCCGCCGAACGAGGTGGAGTCCAAGCTGGCCGACTCCGACCCCAGCACCAAGTGGCTGGTGAAGGCGAACACGGGTTGGGCGCAGTATCACTTCAACGAGCCGCATGTGGTCACGAGCTATACCTTGACCAGCGCCAATGACACCCCGACCAGAGACCCGCAGGACTGGACCGTTGCGGGCTCCACGGACGGCTCGAACTGGACCACGATCGACACGCGCAGCGGTGTCTCGTTCGCGAGCCGGTTCCAGCGCCAGAGCTTCACGGTGTCCGCCGACAAGCAGGCGGCATACAGCTACTTCCGGCTCACCGTCACGAAGAACGGAGGAGACGGCGACGTTCAGCTCGGTGACTGGAACCTCATCCAGGCCGCGGACCCGAACGCTCAGCAGCAGCCGATGCTGACGGCGGTGGGCAACGGACCGACGGCGGGCTACAACATCAAGGCGGGCGTGGGGTTCACCGGTCTCAAGGCCCTCGAGTACTCGGGTGAGGCGGTCACCAAGGGCGAGGCATCAGAGACCAACGTGCTCTACTCAGGCCTGAACATCCCGGTGGGCGATGGCTCGCGGCTCGAGTACAAGATCTTCCCCGAGCTGACCAACGGCGACCTGCAGTATCCGTCGACGTACGCGGCGGTGGACATCCTCTTCACCGATGGCACCTACCTCTCCGATCTCGGAGCCACCGACCAACACGACTATCCGCTGACCGCTCAGGGTCAGGGGCAGTCGAAGATCCTGTACGCGGCGCAATGGAACGACGTGCAGTCGAGCCTCGGAGCCGTCGCGAGCGGCAAGACGATCGACAGCATCCTGTTCAGCTACGACAACCCGGATGCCACGGCCACGACGCAGTTCCAGGGCTGGATCGACGACCTGAAGATCGACGCGACCACGCCGAAGATCGATGGCTCGAGCCTGACGAACTACGTCGACACCCGGCGTGGGTCGGATGCCGACGGCACCTTCTCGCGCGGAGCGACGCTGCCGGTCACGGCCATGCCGAACGGCTTCAATTTCTACACGCCGCTGACGGATGCGACCTCGCAGTCTCGCGAATACCTCTACAAGGAGGCCAACGACAACAACAACCTTCCCGTGTTCCAGGGCCTCGGCGTTTCGCACGAGCCGAGCCCGTGGATGGGCGACCGCGACCAGGTGTCGGTGATGCCCTCGCTGGCCGCGACCCCGTCGGGTAACGCCGCGTCTCGCGGTATCGAGTTCAGCCATGACGACGAGGTGGCGCAGCCGGACTATTACGGGGTCACCCTGAAGGACGGGATCAAGGCGGAGATGACGCCCGCCGACCACAGCGTGATCGAGCGCTTCACGTTCCCTGCAGGCAACAAGACGAGCAGCATCGTGCTCGACACGACAGACGACAACGGGCAGTTCTCACTCTCGCAGGATGGAACGTTCACCGGCTGGGTCGACAACGGCAGCGGCTACGGACGCACCCGCATGTACGTCTACGGTGCCTACGACGGAACGCTGACCCCGACGGGCACGGGCAACCTGTCTGGTTCGCATGCAGGCTCGTCGTACAACCAGTTCGACACGTCGAGTGACCACACAGTGACCCTGCGCCTGTCGACCTCGTACATCAGCGTCGACCAGGCGAAGAAGAACTTCGGATATGAGGTGCAGGGCAAGAGCTTCGACGACATCAGGACGGCCGCTCAGGATGCGTGGAACAAGAAGCTCGGCGTGATCAAGGTGAAGGATGCCTCCGACACCAAGCTCGTGACCCTCTATTCGAACCTGTACCGTCTCAACCTGTACCCGAACGAGCAGTTCGAGAACACCGGTACGGCGGCGAACCCCGTGTACCAGTACGCCAGCCCGGTGAGCGCCGCGACCGGAAGCTCCTCGACGACGGCGACGGGTGCGAAGATCGTGACGGGCAAGCTTTACGTCAACAACGGCTTCTGGGACACGTATCGCACCGTGTGGCCGGCCTATTCGCTGCTCTATCCGAAGTTCGCCTCCGAGATCATCGACGGCTTCGTGCAGCAGTACCGTGACGGCGGGTGGATCGCGCGCTGGTCGTCGCCTGGCTATGCCGACATGATGACCGGCACCAGCGCCGACGTCGCATTCGCCGACGCCTACATGCGCGGCGTGCAGTTGAAGGATCCGCTGGCGACGTTCGACGCCGCGGTGAAGGATGCCACGGTCGTCTCGTCGAACTCGGCGACGGGCCGGAAAGGTCTGGACACCTCCGAGTTCCTCGGTTATACCTCGACGTCGCTCGGCCAGAGCGTTTCGTGGTCGCTTGAGGGCTACATCAACGACTTCGGCATCGGGAACATGGCGGCCAAGCTCGCCACGGACCCCGACATCGTGAAGAACCACCCCGAACGCATCCAGGAGCTGAAGGATGACGCCGCGTACTTCACGAACCGCGCGAAGGAGTATGTGAACCTGTTCGACCCCTCGACCGGGTTCTTCCGAGGCAAGGACTCCAGCGGCGCGTTCTCATCGTCGGCATTCGACCCGACCAGTTGGAGCGGGGACTACACCGAGACGGACGGATGGACCTTCGGCTTCGCCGTGCCGCAGGACGTGAACGGCCTGGCGAACCTGCTGGGAGGCAAGGACGCACTCGAGAAGAAACTCGACCTCTACCTCTCCACGCCGGAAGTCGCGAACAACACGGGACTGAACGGCGGCATCATCCATGAACAGGCTGAGGCGCGCGACACGCGGCTCGGTCAGCTCGGAATGAGCAACCAGCCGGCCCACGCCATTCCGTACATGTACGACTACACGAACGACCCCGCCAAGACCCAGGCCCTGGTGCGGCAGATCATGCAGCGTCTGTACGTCGGCGACGAGATCGGCCAGGGCTACCCGGGCGATGAGGACAACGGCGAGATGTCGGCGTGGTACGTGCTCAGCTCGCTGGGCATCTACCCCGACCAGGCTGGGTCGTCGTCGTGGCTGATCGGTTCCCCGCAGTTCGACAACGCAACCGTCACCACCGATGCGGGCAAGACGATCGTGGTCAACGCCGAGAACAACAGCACGAAGAACGTCTATGTGCAGGGGCTCACGGTGAACGGCGCAGTTCACGACAGCACGTCGATCGACCAGAGCGAGCTGACCTCGGCCGACACGACGACGCTCGACTTCAGCATGGGAGCGACCGCGTCCGACTGGGGAACGGCGAACACGCCCAAGTCCCTGACCACAGGCGACAAGCCGGCCGATCCGCTCGCCGACTCCACGGGTTCCCAGTACGGAACAGGGACGAGCCGCGACGGCGAGAACACGGCGGCGCTGTTCGACAACACGTCGGACACGCAGGTCACGTTCTCCTCCGACGAGCCGCAGGTGACGTTCACCTACGCGCACGCCAAGCAGACCGTGCAGCAATACACGATCACCTCCGGAACATCGGCCGGCGACCCGAAGTCGTGGCAGCTGCAGGGATCGAACGACGGCACGACATGGACAACGGTGGATGAGCGCACGAACCAGACGTTCGCCTATCGGCAGCAGACAGAACCCTTCACGGTAAGCGAACCCGGCTCGTTCAAGCAGTACCGCCTGAACGTCACGGCGTCCACCAGCGCATCGCCGAGCATCGCCGAACTGGAGCTGCTCGCCGACCCCCAGGGAACGACGGGCGGAGCGATCGCCGTCACGGGGGCCACAGGCCTCACGGCGACGGCCGGAAGCGCGGCGAAGCTCGCACTCGGAACCGTGACAGGCGGCGTCGCCAAGGATGCCTCCGGCTACACGGCGAGCGTGGACTGGGGCGACGGAACGCCTTCGGATGACGTGACCGTGACCGCGCAGGGCTTCGGCTCGTATGCGCTCTCCGGCCAGCACACATTCGCCGAACCGGGTGTGTACCGTGCGACGATCACCGTCAGCGACGGCACGACGCACGCGGTCGCCACGGCGGACGTGAACGTGTCGTACGTGGCCGCGGACAGCCTGGTCGGCGCATTCGACCGGGTCTGCATCGGAGACGATGGCGTGCCGGGTGCGAACTGCGACGGCAAGAACTGGTCGTACTCGCGTCAGGCGCTCCAGGCCGCGGGCGTGACAGCAGGCAAGAGTGTGACGGTGCCGGGCACCGACCTCGCGTTCGCGCTTCCGGTCGTCGCGGCCGGACAGCCGGACAACGCGATCGGTGCAGGGCAGTCCATCCGGCTCGACCTTCCGAAGGATGCCACGCAGCTGTCGTTCATCGGATCCGGCACCCAGGGCAACCAGGACACGACCGGCACGGTGACCTTCACGGACGGCTCGACCGCGAGCGTGCCCATGCAGTTCAGCGACTGGACCATCGGAGGCAATTCGAACGGCACCCCGTCGTACGGGAACATCATCGTGGCCAAGTCCGGATACCGGCTCCTGAGCGGAGCGAAGGACACTGCGGTGCCGTTCCTGTTCGCGACGGCTCCGTACACGATCCCGCAGGGCAAGACTGTGGCGTCGATCACGCTGCCCGACCAGTCGGGCACCAGCGAGACGTCGCAGGGTCGCATCCACGTGTTCGCGATCGCCACCGACGGCACGCAGGCGGCGCCGCTGACCGTGAAGGCAGCCGGTGATGTGACCGCGACCGCCGGCGCGGCGTCGCACGTCTCGCTCGGCACGGTCTCCGGCGGCGATCCGATCGCCGACGGAAGCTACACCGCACGCGTGCAGTGGGGCGATGCCACGACGACCGAGGACGCCGACGTCACAGTGAAAGACGGGGTGGGAACCATCACCGGCAGCCACACGTATGCGGATGCCGGCGACTACACGATCTCGGTCACTGCCGTCGATCGGGACACGAGTGCCGCGACCACGCTCAAGGCGCACGTCGAGCCTGCGACCCCGCAGTACTCGCCGACGCTGGCTGTGAGCGGATCGAGCACAGTGAAGCCCGGCGACTCCGTGACGGTGAAGGGCTCGGGCTTCGCCCCCGACGAGAAGGTGACGATCACGCTCGACACGACTCCGTCGGTCAAGCAGGACGTGACGGCCGATGGGAAGGGAGACCTGGAGGCATCCATCACGGTTCCGTCGGCGGCCGCTCCTGGCGATCACACCATCACGGCCGTCGGTGCGACCTCGGACGTGCCTGCTGGCGCGGCCGTGACGGTCTCGGGCTCGACTCCCCCGGTGACGTACTCGCCGGAGGTCGTGCTGTCCACGAGCGCCGGCAGCGTCGGTCAGGTCGTGCAGCTGACCGGTGACGGCTTCGCCCCCGGCGAGACCGTGGCCATGACGATGCACTCGTCGTCGCTGTCGCTCGGAACGGTCAAGGCGAACGCGCAGGGCACCATCACCGGTTCGTTCACCGTCCCGGCCGGGATCGATGTCGGACGCCACACGGTGGAGTTCTCCGGCGATGTCTCGAAGACGGCGGTCTCGCTGCCGTTCGTCGTGCTGAAGCCGGGCGCGCCGGCATCCAGCGTGCCGTCCGCCGCGAAGGCGCCGCTGGCCGACACCGGCCTGCCGTACGACGTGGGCGGGGTGGCGATGATCGCGATTCTCGTGCTCCTCGCCGGAGCGGCTGCGATCGCGGTCGTACGGCGCAGGAAGCGGAGGACGCTCTGA
- a CDS encoding FAD-dependent oxidoreductase gives MARARSVAPTRVDVDCCVVGGGPAGIMLGLLLARAGVEVAVLEKHGDFLRDFRGDTIHPSTIQVLDELGLRDAFLALPHTTVHSFDAVLDGTRITPIDFETLSGRNDFLVLMPQWDFLDFVAEHAAAYPGFRLLMNTEATELITDGGSGRGGSGGEARETSAGRVAGVRAQGPDGPVEVHAALTVAADGRDSQLREASGLPLADFGAPIDVVWLRLPYPEHRPPDTIGYFDENRLVITIPREGYYQVGLIIPKGSFDQLHKQGIGSVRDAIVQTAGFLAPVIGELTSFKQLRLLSVQIDRLETWSRPGLLCIGDAAHAMSPAFGVGVNYAIQDAVATANRLAPLLRGAGTVAGARASSLDAASAWVQRRRMPAVRAMQAVQLVAHEIINGTGLDLGPVPLSEPRRIALSAAMPIVQRVAARVVGRGIRPERVSRQIRGATTRPFV, from the coding sequence ATGGCTCGCGCCCGCTCCGTCGCGCCGACCAGGGTCGACGTCGACTGCTGTGTCGTCGGCGGAGGGCCGGCGGGGATTATGCTCGGTCTGCTGCTGGCCAGGGCCGGGGTCGAGGTCGCGGTGCTGGAGAAGCACGGCGACTTTCTGCGGGACTTCAGGGGCGACACGATCCACCCCTCCACCATCCAGGTGCTCGACGAGCTCGGGCTGCGCGACGCGTTCCTCGCCCTGCCGCACACCACGGTGCACTCGTTCGACGCGGTGCTCGACGGCACCCGCATCACACCCATCGACTTCGAGACGCTGAGCGGTCGCAACGACTTCTTGGTGCTCATGCCGCAGTGGGATTTCCTCGACTTCGTCGCGGAGCACGCCGCCGCGTATCCAGGGTTCCGGCTGCTGATGAACACCGAAGCGACGGAACTCATCACCGATGGCGGTTCCGGCCGCGGCGGCAGCGGTGGGGAGGCGAGGGAGACGTCGGCGGGACGCGTCGCGGGAGTGCGCGCACAGGGGCCGGACGGACCCGTCGAGGTGCACGCGGCGCTCACGGTGGCGGCGGATGGCAGGGACTCGCAGCTGCGCGAGGCATCCGGGCTGCCACTCGCCGACTTCGGAGCCCCGATCGATGTCGTGTGGCTGCGGCTGCCCTACCCGGAGCACCGGCCGCCGGACACGATCGGCTACTTCGACGAGAACCGGCTTGTCATCACCATTCCGCGCGAGGGCTACTACCAGGTCGGGCTGATCATTCCGAAGGGGAGCTTCGACCAGCTGCACAAGCAGGGCATCGGCTCGGTGCGCGACGCCATCGTGCAGACCGCGGGCTTTCTCGCACCTGTGATCGGCGAGCTCACGTCGTTCAAGCAGTTGAGGCTGCTGTCGGTGCAGATCGACCGGCTCGAGACCTGGTCGCGACCCGGCCTGCTGTGCATCGGCGATGCGGCGCACGCCATGTCGCCGGCGTTCGGCGTGGGGGTGAACTACGCGATCCAGGATGCCGTCGCCACGGCGAACAGGCTGGCGCCGCTGCTGCGCGGGGCCGGCACGGTAGCGGGGGCACGCGCATCCTCGCTCGACGCCGCCTCCGCGTGGGTGCAGCGTCGGCGGATGCCCGCCGTGCGCGCCATGCAGGCGGTGCAGCTCGTCGCCCACGAGATCATCAACGGCACGGGCCTCGATCTCGGACCTGTGCCGCTGAGCGAGCCGCGGCGCATCGCGCTGTCGGCGGCGATGCCCATCGTGCAGCGGGTGGCGGCGCGTGTGGTGGGGCGCGGCATCCGGCCGGAGCGCGTCTCGCGGCAGATCCGCGGTGCGACGACGCGCCCGTTCGTCTGA
- a CDS encoding DUF1304 domain-containing protein: MIVIATLVAALAAVLHVLIFVMESVLWSRPSVWKRFAVPDQAAADITRPMAYNQGFYNLFLAIGAFVGIVAYGVGEHAVGLTLVFFTLTCMVLAAVVLVSTGARYIRAALIQGILPLAAIVLIFLSDPLTT; encoded by the coding sequence ATGATCGTGATCGCGACGCTGGTGGCGGCTCTCGCCGCCGTGCTGCACGTGCTGATCTTCGTGATGGAGAGCGTGCTCTGGTCGAGGCCGAGCGTGTGGAAGCGGTTCGCCGTGCCCGACCAGGCCGCAGCCGACATCACGCGGCCGATGGCCTACAACCAGGGCTTCTACAACCTGTTCCTCGCCATCGGAGCCTTCGTGGGCATCGTCGCCTACGGCGTCGGCGAGCACGCCGTCGGGCTCACCCTCGTGTTCTTCACCCTCACCTGCATGGTGCTCGCGGCGGTGGTGCTGGTGAGCACAGGGGCGCGCTACATTCGCGCCGCGCTGATCCAGGGCATCCTGCCGCTGGCCGCCATCGTGCTCATCTTCCTCAGCGACCCGCTGACCACCTGA
- a CDS encoding MarR family winged helix-turn-helix transcriptional regulator, producing MTSAEPQRNDPRDVLGYLVKQAHLRLTARVDAALAPFGFDRRALGVLRVLIDDEPLSQQTVAGRLGVDPTTMVALIDGLEAAGTVTRTPDPSDRRRNAVALTAAGRDAYRTASAAFTAAEDEFLAPLSTQDAATFRRLLRILISDETATGTRP from the coding sequence ATGACGTCGGCAGAACCGCAGCGCAACGACCCGCGCGACGTGCTCGGCTACCTCGTCAAGCAGGCGCACCTCAGACTCACGGCGCGAGTGGATGCCGCGCTGGCCCCCTTCGGCTTCGATCGTCGCGCACTCGGCGTGCTCCGCGTTCTCATCGACGACGAACCCCTGTCGCAGCAGACCGTCGCCGGGCGTCTGGGCGTCGATCCGACCACCATGGTCGCCCTCATCGACGGGCTCGAGGCCGCGGGAACCGTGACCCGCACGCCCGATCCCAGCGACCGCCGACGCAACGCCGTCGCGCTGACCGCTGCCGGTCGCGACGCGTACCGCACGGCGTCCGCCGCATTCACCGCCGCCGAAGACGAGTTCCTCGCACCGCTGAGCACGCAGGATGCCGCGACCTTCCGCCGCCTCCTGCGCATCCTCATCTCCGACGAGACCGCGACCGGCACGCGGCCTTGA
- a CDS encoding isochorismatase family protein, whose amino-acid sequence MSIELEQTPALVVIDLQTGILGHPTAHPIETVIDNSAKLAEAFRAKGLPVVLVNVAGSAPGRTDRNKAIGRQGGGTIPAEATVLVPELNQQPSDITVTKRTLGAFLSTDLDEKLKQVGATQIVLTGVSTSSGVESTARTGYELGYHVAFVVDAMSDAAEPHEASVTYQFPKLGELGTTSEVLELLAAR is encoded by the coding sequence ATGAGCATCGAACTCGAACAGACTCCCGCCCTCGTCGTCATCGACCTGCAGACCGGCATCCTCGGCCACCCGACGGCACACCCGATCGAGACGGTCATCGACAACTCCGCGAAGCTCGCCGAGGCGTTCCGCGCCAAGGGGCTGCCCGTCGTGCTCGTCAACGTCGCCGGTTCGGCGCCGGGACGCACCGACCGCAACAAGGCGATCGGGCGTCAGGGTGGGGGCACGATTCCCGCGGAGGCCACGGTCCTCGTGCCCGAGCTGAACCAGCAGCCGAGCGACATCACGGTGACCAAGCGCACGCTCGGCGCGTTTCTCTCCACCGACCTCGACGAGAAGCTGAAGCAGGTCGGTGCCACCCAGATCGTGCTCACCGGCGTCTCCACATCGTCGGGCGTGGAGTCGACAGCTCGCACCGGGTACGAACTCGGCTATCACGTGGCCTTCGTCGTCGACGCCATGTCCGACGCAGCCGAGCCGCACGAGGCCTCGGTCACCTACCAGTTCCCGAAGCTCGGCGAGCTCGGCACCACGTCAGAGGTCCTGGAGCTGCTCGCCGCGCGGTAG
- a CDS encoding MDR family oxidoreductase, with translation MSFRALYVDQQLENGAITVHRAQLRTFDDRTLDDRVLEPGDVTVDVDFSTLNYKDGLALAGRPGVLRRSPIVPGIDLVGRVRESADSRFVPGDRVVLNGDGIGESRDGGLTERAIVRGEALVKVPDALGQHQAAAIGTAGFTAMLAVLALERGGVAPASGDVLVTGAAGGVGSVAIAVLARLGYAVTASTGRGDTEADYLRELGASSIVNRADFTEAGRPLQKTRWAGAVDAVGGVTLANVLAQTSWGGVVAACGLAGGSDLPTTVMPFILRGVTLAGINSVEAPRALREEAWARLATDLDPHLLDTMTSTIGLQDALGAAESILAGQIRGRTVVDVHA, from the coding sequence ATGTCGTTCCGCGCACTGTACGTCGACCAGCAGCTCGAGAACGGCGCGATCACCGTGCATCGGGCCCAGTTGCGCACGTTCGACGACCGAACGCTCGACGACCGGGTGCTCGAGCCGGGAGACGTGACCGTCGACGTCGACTTCTCGACCCTCAACTACAAGGACGGGCTCGCGTTGGCGGGCCGCCCCGGCGTGCTGCGGCGCTCCCCCATCGTTCCCGGCATCGACCTCGTCGGCAGGGTGCGCGAGTCGGCCGACTCGCGTTTCGTGCCGGGCGACCGCGTCGTGCTCAACGGCGACGGCATCGGCGAGAGCCGTGACGGCGGCCTGACCGAGCGCGCGATCGTGCGCGGCGAAGCCCTGGTGAAGGTCCCGGATGCCCTGGGTCAGCATCAGGCCGCCGCCATCGGCACCGCCGGCTTCACCGCGATGCTCGCCGTGCTCGCGCTCGAACGCGGCGGGGTCGCGCCGGCCTCGGGCGACGTGCTCGTCACGGGAGCGGCGGGCGGGGTCGGGTCGGTCGCGATCGCGGTGCTGGCGCGACTCGGGTACGCGGTGACGGCATCCACCGGCCGCGGCGATACGGAAGCCGACTACCTGCGCGAGCTCGGGGCATCCTCGATCGTGAACCGCGCCGACTTCACCGAGGCCGGACGGCCGCTGCAGAAGACGCGCTGGGCCGGCGCCGTCGACGCCGTCGGCGGCGTGACCCTCGCGAACGTGCTCGCGCAGACCTCGTGGGGCGGCGTGGTGGCGGCCTGCGGCCTTGCCGGCGGCAGCGACCTGCCGACGACGGTCATGCCGTTCATCCTGCGCGGCGTCACCCTGGCAGGCATCAACTCCGTCGAGGCACCCCGTGCGCTGCGCGAAGAGGCGTGGGCGCGTCTCGCCACCGATCTCGACCCGCACCTGCTCGACACGATGACGAGCACGATAGGGCTGCAGGATGCCCTGGGCGCCGCTGAGAGCATCCTCGCCGGCCAGATCCGCGGCCGCACCGTGGTCGACGTGCACGCCTGA